One genomic segment of Thermodesulfobacterium sp. TA1 includes these proteins:
- the dsrO gene encoding sulfate reduction electron transfer complex DsrMKJOP subunit DsrO, translating to MAIKRRDLLKLGGLTLIGTAASAAVGGVYTKPQEALKGSRWALAIDVVKCKENRATCGLKCVEVCHSLHNIPNIPDKKKEIKWIWEEKFEHAFPEHEANHYLNEKFHDAPFLLLCNHCDNPPCVRVCPTKATFKREDGIVMMDYHRCIGCRFCMAACPYGARSFNWIDPRPFISKVNLEYPSRMKGVVEKCTLCYERIAEGKVPACVEACPAKAIYFGDLKNPNDEINKILKERIAIRRKEELTTYPSVFYLIG from the coding sequence ATGGCAATAAAAAGAAGAGACCTTTTAAAATTAGGTGGATTAACTTTAATAGGTACAGCAGCTTCAGCTGCTGTAGGTGGGGTTTACACTAAACCCCAAGAGGCTTTAAAAGGTAGCAGATGGGCTTTAGCTATTGATGTGGTTAAGTGTAAGGAGAATAGGGCTACTTGTGGTTTAAAATGTGTAGAGGTGTGTCATTCTTTACATAATATTCCTAACATACCGGATAAGAAAAAGGAAATCAAATGGATTTGGGAAGAAAAGTTTGAACATGCCTTTCCAGAACACGAAGCCAACCACTATTTAAACGAAAAATTTCATGATGCACCTTTTTTACTTCTCTGTAATCATTGTGATAACCCTCCTTGTGTTAGGGTATGCCCTACTAAGGCTACTTTTAAAAGAGAAGATGGTATTGTAATGATGGATTATCATAGATGTATAGGGTGTCGTTTTTGTATGGCTGCTTGTCCTTATGGAGCAAGGTCTTTTAACTGGATAGACCCAAGACCCTTTATTTCAAAGGTTAATCTTGAATATCCTAGTCGTATGAAAGGTGTTGTAGAAAAATGTACCCTTTGTTATGAAAGGATAGCTGAGGGTAAGGTTCCTGCTTGTGTAGAGGCTTGTCCTGCTAAAGCTATATATTTTGGAGACCTAAAAAATCCAAACGATGAAATTAATAAGATATTGAAAGAGAGAATAGCCATCAGAAGAAAAGAAGAGTTAACCACCTATCCTTCGGTTTTTTATTTAATCGGATAG
- a CDS encoding cobyrinate a,c-diamide synthase yields MNKVFNIPRVLISSHKGGSGKTLLTIGLIYVFRELGLKVAGFKKGPDYIDAGWLSKISGSACRNLDPFLFKEEDVLRSFYLGAKECDLAVIEGNRGLFDGIDVYGSYSTAKLAQLLRSPVILVLDCTKVTRSLAPLVKGFLNFEQGIDIKGVVLNKIARPRHEDIIRRSIEYYTGVKVLGALPKLKNLPPERHLGLITSFEYQQELFLDELSKAIKQNFDLEGLLGIAKNVPPFEVNLSFQVDQRSELNGIKIGVFWDKAFQFYYPENLESFQTFGAEVKLINAFEDKTLPEIDGLYLGGGFPEVQAEALSENRDLMKDLKEAVLEGMPVYAECGGLMYLGKQIIWKNRKYPMSEVLPIIFKVEPTPQGHGYVIAKVKKENPYFDLGLSIKGHEFHYSKPVEFEPQQDLKLIFELEKGVGFEGKKDGILYKNLLAAYTHIHVFSVKCWAEKFLRKAKEFKLKKTS; encoded by the coding sequence ATGAATAAGGTTTTTAATATTCCTAGAGTTCTGATTTCTTCTCATAAAGGTGGTTCAGGTAAGACTTTATTAACTATAGGTCTTATTTATGTTTTTAGAGAATTAGGTTTAAAGGTTGCAGGTTTTAAGAAAGGACCTGACTATATAGATGCAGGTTGGCTGTCTAAGATTTCTGGGTCAGCTTGTAGAAATTTAGACCCTTTTTTGTTTAAAGAAGAAGATGTTTTGAGGTCATTTTATTTAGGTGCTAAAGAATGTGACCTTGCGGTGATAGAAGGCAATAGAGGGCTTTTTGACGGTATAGATGTTTACGGAAGTTATAGTACCGCTAAATTAGCTCAGCTCCTCCGTTCTCCGGTAATTTTAGTTCTTGATTGCACAAAAGTTACTAGAAGTTTAGCTCCATTGGTTAAAGGATTTTTAAATTTCGAGCAAGGGATAGATATTAAAGGGGTTGTTTTAAACAAAATAGCCAGGCCCAGGCATGAAGATATCATAAGAAGATCTATAGAATATTATACAGGAGTAAAGGTATTAGGAGCTTTGCCTAAGCTTAAAAATTTGCCTCCAGAAAGGCATTTAGGGCTGATTACTTCTTTTGAATATCAACAGGAACTTTTTTTAGATGAACTTTCTAAAGCGATCAAACAAAACTTTGATTTAGAAGGACTTTTAGGGATAGCTAAAAATGTTCCTCCGTTTGAGGTAAACCTTTCTTTTCAGGTTGATCAGAGAAGCGAGTTGAACGGGATTAAGATAGGGGTGTTTTGGGACAAGGCTTTTCAGTTTTATTATCCTGAAAATTTAGAAAGTTTTCAGACCTTTGGGGCTGAGGTTAAGTTGATAAATGCTTTTGAAGATAAAACCCTTCCAGAAATAGATGGACTTTATTTAGGTGGGGGATTTCCTGAAGTTCAAGCAGAGGCTCTTTCAGAAAACAGGGATTTAATGAAAGACTTAAAAGAGGCGGTTTTAGAGGGTATGCCGGTTTATGCTGAATGTGGAGGTTTGATGTATTTAGGAAAACAAATAATTTGGAAAAATCGGAAATATCCAATGTCTGAAGTATTACCTATAATTTTTAAGGTAGAACCTACCCCCCAAGGTCATGGATATGTGATAGCTAAAGTTAAAAAAGAAAATCCTTATTTTGATTTAGGTCTTTCTATAAAAGGACATGAATTTCATTACTCAAAACCTGTGGAGTTTGAACCTCAACAAGACCTTAAATTGATTTTTGAGCTAGAAAAAGGGGTAGGTTTTGAGGGAAAAAAAGACGGAATTTTGTATAAAAATTTATTAGCAGCCTATACACATATTCATGTTTTTAGTGTAAAATGTTGGGCAGAAAAATTTTTAAGAAAGGCTAAAGAGTTTAAACTAAAAAAAACATCATAA
- the dsrP gene encoding sulfate reduction electron transfer complex DsrMKJOP subunit DsrP — MIEKALTGSKKYWLWLAFLGTLIFIGFLCYLQQWKIGLGITGMSRDVSWGFYIANFTFLVGVAASAVMVVLPYYWHHYKDFGKITVLGEFLAISAVLMCMLFIFVDLGQPTRVLNVLRYPTPNSVFFFDACVLSGYLLLNLLCGWTVLHAEYKGTKYPSWLKPFIYLAILWAPSIHIVTAFIYQGIPGRHFWLTAIMAPRFLASAFSAGPALIILLALLLKRIANFDAGQRAIQTLAKIVTYAFVLNLLFFFFEVFTAFYSGIQSHQAPIKYLFAGLHGHAEWVPFMWASYVLAFIALVLLVIPATRKNETTLAVACLAVFIAAWIDKGIGLITGGYTPTPFETITPYRPTLLEIGIAIGIWAVGFFVLTILYKIALGVKEAKELRVKYQGVLYKK; from the coding sequence ATGATAGAAAAGGCATTAACAGGAAGTAAAAAGTATTGGTTATGGCTTGCCTTTTTAGGTACTCTCATTTTTATAGGGTTTTTATGTTATTTACAGCAGTGGAAGATAGGTTTAGGTATAACCGGTATGAGTAGAGATGTGTCTTGGGGTTTTTATATTGCAAACTTTACCTTTTTGGTTGGAGTAGCTGCCTCGGCGGTTATGGTAGTCCTTCCATATTACTGGCACCACTATAAAGATTTTGGAAAGATTACAGTGTTAGGTGAGTTTTTAGCTATTTCAGCGGTTTTGATGTGTATGCTTTTTATCTTTGTAGACTTAGGTCAACCAACCAGAGTATTAAACGTTTTGAGATATCCTACTCCTAACTCTGTATTCTTCTTTGACGCCTGCGTCCTTTCTGGTTATTTGCTCTTAAACCTTCTTTGTGGATGGACTGTTTTACATGCTGAATACAAAGGGACTAAATATCCTTCTTGGCTCAAGCCATTTATTTACTTAGCCATCCTTTGGGCTCCAAGTATTCACATCGTAACTGCCTTTATCTATCAAGGTATACCTGGAAGGCATTTTTGGTTAACAGCCATTATGGCTCCTAGGTTTTTAGCTTCTGCATTCTCTGCTGGTCCTGCCCTTATCATTTTATTAGCTTTATTGTTAAAAAGGATAGCTAACTTTGATGCTGGTCAGAGGGCTATTCAGACCTTAGCTAAAATAGTAACCTATGCTTTTGTTTTGAACTTGCTTTTCTTCTTCTTCGAAGTTTTTACTGCTTTTTATAGTGGTATACAATCCCATCAAGCACCTATTAAATATCTTTTTGCTGGACTTCATGGACATGCAGAATGGGTACCATTTATGTGGGCTTCTTATGTCCTCGCTTTTATAGCTTTGGTTCTTTTAGTGATTCCAGCTACTAGAAAAAATGAAACCACATTAGCCGTTGCTTGCTTAGCAGTGTTTATAGCTGCTTGGATAGATAAAGGGATTGGTTTGATTACCGGAGGTTATACCCCTACTCCTTTTGAGACCATCACTCCTTATCGTCCCACCTTGTTAGAGATAGGAATAGCTATAGGGATTTGGGCTGTAGGGTTCTTTGTTTTAACCATCCTTTATAAGATAGCCTTAGGGGTAAAAGAGGCCAAAGAATTGAGAGTAAAATATCAAGGAGTTTTATACAAAAAGTAA
- the dsrK gene encoding sulfate reduction electron transfer complex DsrMKJOP subunit DsrK — translation MSLPKPEELISDVNLQSTPAKDWMEIKPELKKGYYLSIVEPKYLEELDLPHMGKWQPYDEKWPLPENWQEKVKEELQRRMRINRAFKLFMDICVRCGACADKCHFFLGTGDPKNMPVLRAELVRSVIKGEFSAFGKLFGRLAGARKLDEDVIKEWFYYFYQCTECRRCSVFCPYGIDTAEITMMMREVLLELGIGTDWGIKPVHNSYYIGNHVGVPPQSFKENLEFLVWEFEELTGIRIDLDKYINRKGAEIMFVPLSGDYFAEPGIYTMLGYLVLFHYLDLDVTMSPFATEGGNFGFFNSMEMAKRLHSKIYEEAKRLKVKWLLGGECGHMWRVWHQYHNTFFGPLDFLEVPKSPITGTVFEHAKSNKIVHIVEFTADLIAHGKLKLDPSRNDHVIATFHDSCNTSRGMGFFEEPRFVLKHVCNNFVEMPENTIREKTFCCGSGSGLNAGENMEIRMRGGFPRANALEYVHKEYGVNQVVCICAIDRAALPTLFQYWVPGVEVSGLHELVANALVFEGEKSRDVDLRRRPLKNPVKGVD, via the coding sequence ATGAGCCTTCCCAAGCCTGAAGAGTTAATATCTGATGTAAATTTGCAGAGCACTCCAGCCAAAGATTGGATGGAAATAAAACCAGAACTTAAAAAAGGTTATTATTTAAGTATTGTAGAGCCTAAATATTTAGAAGAGTTAGACCTTCCCCATATGGGGAAATGGCAACCTTATGATGAAAAGTGGCCTCTTCCTGAAAACTGGCAAGAGAAGGTTAAAGAAGAGTTGCAGAGAAGAATGAGAATAAACCGTGCATTTAAACTATTTATGGATATATGTGTAAGGTGTGGAGCCTGTGCTGACAAATGCCACTTTTTCCTTGGGACAGGTGATCCCAAGAATATGCCTGTATTGAGGGCTGAATTGGTAAGGTCTGTGATAAAGGGTGAATTTAGTGCTTTTGGAAAGTTGTTTGGAAGGTTGGCAGGTGCAAGAAAGTTAGATGAAGATGTAATAAAGGAATGGTTTTATTATTTCTATCAGTGTACAGAATGTAGAAGATGTTCCGTTTTTTGCCCTTATGGGATAGACACGGCAGAAATAACCATGATGATGAGAGAAGTTTTACTTGAGCTTGGTATCGGTACAGACTGGGGAATTAAGCCTGTTCACAATAGTTATTATATAGGTAACCATGTCGGTGTGCCTCCTCAATCTTTTAAAGAAAATTTAGAGTTTTTAGTATGGGAGTTTGAAGAGCTTACGGGTATTCGTATAGATTTGGATAAGTATATAAACAGAAAGGGTGCAGAAATTATGTTTGTGCCTTTGTCTGGAGACTATTTTGCTGAACCAGGTATTTACACCATGTTAGGTTATCTTGTATTGTTCCATTATTTAGATTTAGACGTTACGATGAGCCCTTTTGCTACTGAAGGTGGAAATTTTGGCTTTTTTAACTCTATGGAGATGGCTAAAAGGCTTCATTCTAAGATATACGAAGAGGCTAAAAGGCTTAAGGTTAAGTGGTTGCTTGGTGGTGAGTGTGGACATATGTGGAGGGTATGGCACCAGTATCATAACACCTTCTTTGGTCCGCTAGACTTTTTAGAAGTTCCTAAATCTCCTATTACAGGAACAGTTTTTGAACACGCCAAATCTAATAAAATCGTTCATATAGTTGAATTTACTGCGGACTTAATAGCTCATGGAAAGTTAAAGTTAGACCCTTCAAGAAATGACCATGTAATAGCTACATTTCATGATTCTTGCAATACTTCAAGAGGTATGGGATTTTTTGAAGAGCCAAGATTTGTGTTAAAACATGTCTGTAATAACTTTGTAGAAATGCCAGAAAATACTATACGCGAAAAAACCTTCTGTTGTGGTAGTGGTTCAGGACTTAACGCTGGAGAAAACATGGAAATAAGGATGAGAGGTGGTTTCCCCAGGGCAAACGCTTTAGAATATGTGCATAAAGAATATGGAGTGAATCAAGTAGTTTGTATTTGTGCTATAGATAGAGCTGCTTTACCTACCCTTTTCCAATACTGGGTCCCTGGGGTGGAGGTAAGCGGTCTTCATGAGTTGGTGGCTAATGCTTTAGTTTTTGAAGGTGAAAAGTCAAGGGATGTGGACTTAAGAAGAAGACCGTTAAAAAATCCTGTAAAAGGCGTAGATTAA
- the coaD gene encoding pantetheine-phosphate adenylyltransferase, producing MPDRKVVIYPGTFDPITNGHLDIINRALKLFDTVIVAIGENPTKKPLFSIEERLMMVKEAVKEIPEGIRVEVEAFSGLLVEFAKSKKACAIIRGLRAVSDFEYEMQLALMNRKLSNSIDTIFLLPSLKWIFLSSSIVKEAARLGGKVEDLVPKIVFEKLKEKFPLGL from the coding sequence ATGCCTGACCGCAAGGTGGTTATCTATCCTGGAACGTTTGACCCGATCACCAACGGCCATCTTGACATTATAAACAGAGCCTTAAAGCTTTTTGATACAGTAATAGTAGCTATAGGGGAAAATCCAACTAAAAAACCTCTTTTTTCTATAGAAGAAAGGTTGATGATGGTAAAAGAGGCTGTAAAAGAAATTCCTGAGGGGATAAGGGTAGAAGTAGAAGCTTTTTCTGGATTGTTGGTTGAATTTGCTAAGTCTAAAAAGGCTTGTGCCATAATAAGAGGGTTAAGGGCGGTTTCAGACTTTGAATATGAAATGCAATTGGCTCTTATGAATAGAAAACTTTCTAATAGCATAGATACTATTTTCCTTTTGCCTAGTCTTAAATGGATTTTTCTAAGTTCCTCTATCGTAAAAGAAGCAGCAAGATTAGGAGGAAAAGTAGAAGACTTAGTCCCTAAGATCGTTTTTGAAAAACTAAAAGAAAAATTCCCTCTGGGGCTTTAG
- a CDS encoding DUF342 domain-containing protein, producing MIDRNQFKKEGLWFGDFLLYLSQDEMMVYFPVKPSERILLKDFIKNWEKIREEIKKANIFGILEEPELVGDKVIVAKGLPPKPPFPEKIEFLDKFAFLFEETNQEAEKEVDRQDIREVPRKLVCIDQNEPIAKWIPPIPGIPGMNVLGEPIPPPEVKEPSKITLGENLFIDEENLVKAKTAGVLVLQGNKLEVFPEYTIKGDVDFSVGNIRFIGKKLTIQGDIKFGFKVRVRGDLELQGGTENKVFIEVDGNFVCDGIIRGEETKVKVKGKAEIKGVEYANLEVNGDLLIKNYMIFTKAFISGNVWVTTGKGWVYGGEIKGGGSVEVKLLGNESQTPTKVYAGYNKKLLEEYFEILQKSILYEETLNKLKSGIELGKKLIKEGRVPPEKEEVINKLIEQQDLYTKEFQNLLERIIEVKKELSLFKQKTIKVLEKVYPGVILGIADQQEVINEEIRGPLLFYYQESNIDVKKL from the coding sequence ATGATAGACCGAAATCAGTTTAAAAAAGAAGGTCTGTGGTTTGGAGATTTCCTTTTATATCTTAGTCAGGATGAAATGATGGTATATTTCCCTGTAAAACCTTCAGAAAGGATTTTGCTTAAAGATTTTATCAAAAATTGGGAAAAAATAAGAGAAGAAATAAAAAAAGCCAACATTTTTGGAATTTTAGAGGAACCAGAGCTTGTTGGGGATAAAGTTATAGTAGCCAAAGGATTACCACCTAAACCACCTTTTCCTGAAAAAATAGAGTTTTTAGATAAATTTGCTTTTTTGTTTGAAGAAACTAACCAAGAAGCAGAAAAAGAGGTTGATCGTCAAGACATAAGAGAAGTACCCAGAAAGCTTGTTTGCATAGACCAAAACGAGCCTATAGCTAAATGGATTCCCCCTATACCGGGTATTCCAGGAATGAATGTTTTGGGGGAGCCTATACCTCCTCCTGAGGTGAAAGAACCATCTAAAATAACCTTAGGAGAAAACCTTTTTATCGATGAAGAAAACTTGGTAAAAGCTAAGACTGCCGGGGTTTTAGTTTTACAAGGAAATAAATTGGAGGTCTTCCCAGAGTATACCATCAAAGGAGATGTAGATTTCTCTGTAGGAAACATAAGGTTTATCGGTAAAAAGTTAACCATTCAGGGAGATATAAAGTTTGGATTTAAGGTAAGGGTTAGAGGAGATTTAGAGCTTCAAGGAGGAACAGAAAATAAAGTATTTATAGAAGTAGACGGAAACTTTGTTTGTGATGGTATCATAAGAGGAGAGGAAACCAAGGTTAAAGTTAAGGGCAAGGCAGAGATTAAAGGGGTTGAGTATGCGAATTTAGAAGTAAACGGAGATCTTTTGATTAAAAATTATATGATTTTTACTAAAGCCTTTATTTCTGGTAATGTTTGGGTTACTACAGGTAAGGGCTGGGTTTATGGAGGTGAGATAAAAGGCGGAGGTAGCGTAGAAGTTAAGCTTTTGGGTAATGAAAGCCAGACACCTACAAAGGTTTATGCTGGTTATAACAAAAAATTGTTAGAAGAGTATTTTGAAATTTTGCAAAAAAGTATCCTTTATGAAGAAACTTTAAATAAATTAAAATCAGGTATCGAACTGGGAAAAAAACTTATTAAAGAGGGTAGGGTGCCTCCTGAAAAAGAAGAGGTTATAAACAAACTTATCGAACAACAAGATCTTTATACTAAAGAATTTCAAAACTTGTTAGAAAGAATAATAGAGGTGAAAAAAGAACTTTCATTGTTTAAACAAAAAACGATAAAGGTTTTAGAGAAGGTTTATCCTGGGGTTATCCTTGGGATAGCCGACCAACAAGAAGTTATTAACGAAGAAATAAGAGGTCCTTTGCTCTTTTATTATCAGGAAAGTAATATCGACGTTAAAAAACTTTAA
- a CDS encoding ferredoxin family protein: MFEITINYDTCDACGTCIESCPAQVYDKGDDGKPVISRAEDCLGCMTCVEVCPTGSITVKEI, encoded by the coding sequence ATGTTTGAAATTACCATTAACTATGACACCTGTGATGCCTGCGGAACTTGCATCGAATCTTGTCCTGCGCAGGTTTACGACAAAGGAGATGATGGCAAACCTGTAATTTCAAGGGCAGAGGATTGTCTTGGCTGCATGACCTGTGTAGAGGTTTGCCCAACCGGTTCTATCACAGTTAAGGAGATCTAA
- a CDS encoding bacteriohemerythrin, which yields MSFLDWNDTFLTGIKEIDMQHKKMFNMVNALYEAVRLKVDKNFLKSSLDTLKNYFENHFKFEEEMLEKYGYPEAEKHKEEHSNFKKDFTELVSQEEINFTEILKYLKNWWINHLLNHDKKYGSFLIDKK from the coding sequence GTGTCTTTTTTAGATTGGAATGATACTTTTCTTACAGGGATTAAAGAAATTGACATGCAACATAAAAAGATGTTTAACATGGTTAATGCTTTATATGAAGCGGTAAGATTAAAGGTAGACAAAAATTTTTTAAAAAGTTCATTGGATACGCTTAAAAACTATTTTGAAAACCACTTTAAGTTTGAAGAAGAGATGTTAGAAAAGTATGGTTATCCTGAAGCAGAAAAGCATAAAGAAGAGCATAGTAATTTTAAAAAAGATTTTACTGAATTGGTTTCTCAGGAAGAGATTAATTTTACTGAAATTTTAAAATATCTAAAAAATTGGTGGATTAATCATCTTTTGAACCACGATAAAAAATATGGAAGTTTTTTAATTGATAAAAAATAA
- the dsrJ gene encoding sulfate reduction electron transfer complex DsrMKJOP subunit DsrJ has protein sequence MYNAGKVIIFIVILIGFLSTPMWLNFGRLEAIPQPELPKDKEKCIESKEYMRAYHMKLLDDWRKQAIRENKHLYIAKDGEKYFISLQKTCMKCHTNKEKFCDSCHNFVVTHPDCWHCHIAPEVAEKWQ, from the coding sequence ATGTATAATGCGGGTAAGGTAATTATTTTTATAGTAATCCTAATAGGATTTTTGAGTACACCCATGTGGTTAAACTTTGGTAGGTTAGAAGCTATTCCTCAGCCAGAGCTTCCAAAAGATAAAGAGAAGTGTATTGAATCTAAAGAATATATGAGAGCTTATCATATGAAATTATTAGATGACTGGAGAAAGCAAGCTATTCGTGAAAATAAACATTTATATATAGCTAAGGATGGTGAAAAATATTTTATTAGTTTACAGAAAACATGTATGAAATGCCATACTAATAAAGAAAAATTTTGTGATAGTTGTCATAATTTTGTAGTAACACACCCAGATTGTTGGCATTGTCACATTGCACCGGAGGTGGCAGAAAAATGGCAATAA
- the dsrM gene encoding sulfate reduction electron transfer complex DsrMKJOP subunit DsrM encodes MNVGWSFLIFLVLLLIPWIGVGVLGLQGLFAIVIPYVCFLIFVVGLIYRIVSWAKSPQPFKIPTTCGQQKSFPWIKYSRLESPFTTFDVILRMLLEVLFFRSLFRNLRADLQGKRLIYGSAKWLWLGAILFHWSFLIILIRHLRLFTNPVPSVIQFLDYMDSFIHSFGVPPVYITDILIIAGLSFLLLRRLVDAKVSYLSHGSDYFPLFLILGIAITGVLMRYNLKVDVYAVKQLTLGLATFKPSLPEAKIGTIFYIHLFLVSVLAAYFPFSKLAHMVGVFFSPTRNMANNNRAVMHVNPWNYPVKHLTYAEWQERFREAMENAGIPIDEEVEKEEHHEWYTIYGPHKNLNI; translated from the coding sequence ATGAACGTAGGCTGGAGTTTTTTGATCTTTTTGGTCTTACTTCTTATCCCCTGGATTGGGGTCGGGGTTTTAGGTTTGCAAGGATTGTTTGCTATAGTGATACCTTATGTATGTTTTTTGATTTTTGTGGTAGGGCTCATTTATAGGATAGTAAGCTGGGCCAAATCTCCTCAACCCTTTAAAATTCCAACTACCTGTGGTCAGCAAAAAAGTTTCCCTTGGATAAAGTACAGCCGTTTAGAATCTCCTTTTACTACTTTTGATGTAATCTTAAGGATGTTGTTAGAAGTATTATTTTTCAGAAGCCTATTTAGAAACCTTAGGGCTGACCTTCAGGGGAAAAGGCTTATTTATGGATCTGCCAAATGGTTGTGGTTAGGGGCCATACTTTTTCATTGGTCTTTTTTGATTATTCTTATCAGACATCTTAGGTTGTTTACCAATCCTGTTCCTTCAGTGATTCAGTTTTTAGATTATATGGATAGCTTTATTCATAGTTTTGGTGTGCCTCCGGTTTATATTACCGATATTTTGATTATAGCAGGACTTTCTTTTCTGCTTCTTAGAAGGTTGGTTGACGCAAAAGTTTCCTATCTTTCTCATGGATCTGATTATTTTCCTTTATTTCTTATTTTAGGTATAGCGATTACAGGGGTGTTGATGAGATATAACCTAAAGGTTGATGTGTATGCGGTAAAGCAGTTAACCTTGGGGTTAGCTACGTTTAAACCTTCTTTACCTGAGGCTAAAATAGGAACGATTTTTTATATTCATCTCTTTTTGGTATCTGTTTTAGCTGCTTACTTTCCTTTTAGTAAGCTTGCCCACATGGTAGGTGTGTTTTTTAGCCCCACCCGTAATATGGCTAATAACAATCGTGCGGTAATGCATGTTAATCCTTGGAACTATCCGGTAAAGCATTTAACTTATGCAGAATGGCAAGAAAGGTTTAGAGAAGCTATGGAAAATGCCGGTATTCCTATTGATGAAGAAGTAGAAAAAGAAGAGCATCATGAATGGTATACCATATACGGACCTCATAAAAATCTAAACATATAA
- a CDS encoding RsbRD N-terminal domain-containing protein, whose product MSEELTKFLEENQEKILKKWKSVFLNSLGEETQKYFSREVDRFQNPFGYRIEEVFEGLTRVLFGEFNWEEANYYLERLAQLVAVQEEVPSKALRMFIQLKGIIREEIGEEFLHRFGIEEFLRLEDKINALLIKGFDYFYEYRERLNKIKYDEWKRAHFLLLKRAGLVYDPMEGMPHVEAEEKINQ is encoded by the coding sequence TTGTCTGAAGAATTAACTAAGTTTTTAGAAGAGAACCAGGAAAAGATTTTAAAGAAATGGAAATCTGTTTTTTTAAACTCTTTAGGAGAAGAGACTCAAAAGTATTTTAGTAGAGAGGTTGACCGATTCCAAAATCCTTTTGGTTATAGGATTGAAGAGGTTTTTGAAGGTTTGACAAGGGTTTTGTTCGGGGAATTTAACTGGGAAGAAGCTAATTATTACTTAGAAAGGCTTGCTCAACTGGTTGCTGTTCAAGAAGAGGTCCCCTCTAAAGCCTTAAGGATGTTTATTCAGCTTAAAGGTATTATAAGAGAAGAAATTGGGGAAGAGTTTTTGCATAGGTTTGGGATAGAGGAGTTTCTAAGATTAGAAGATAAAATAAACGCCCTTCTTATCAAGGGTTTTGATTATTTTTATGAATATAGAGAAAGGTTAAACAAAATTAAATATGATGAATGGAAAAGGGCGCATTTTTTACTTTTAAAGAGGGCAGGTCTAGTTTACGATCCTATGGAAGGGATGCCTCATGTTGAGGCTGAAGAAAAAATAAACCAATAA